From the genome of Brassica oleracea var. oleracea cultivar TO1000 chromosome C4, BOL, whole genome shotgun sequence:
ACTACTACATTGCTCAAGTTAGCTTCCATCCCCATGTACCAGGTGGAATTATATCTCATCAATGTTTGGTTTATTAATCCCTGCCTCGTAACCTAGAGTGAATGCAGCTTGTGTAAACCCTACAGTACAAAGATTACGATTTAAACAGAAATAAAGCATTAATTACCACATATAAGATTTTTCATGAACAACAAACTCAAGCTCTCAAGCGTAGAGTTCACGAGTAGCAGGACAAATTAGAAGATGTAAAGGATCATGCACCAACATTTGTCAAAAAAAAAAAAGATAATGCACCAAAGATCCCGAAAACTACAGTTTGTTTTGTACAATCAGATGGTTGAGAAAATCCGTGGTCAAGCCGACTTCTCCCCTGCCCCTATATCTCATAGAACAATCTCCTATGAACTTCTCAAATCTCTTATACCTTCATTGTTTTAATGAAATATAGAAATTCGATTCTGCCATTTTTATTTTCGAAATTATTATTTTTTAAAATAAATAATAATTTCAAATTTCCAAAATTTTAAATTTTTAAAATTTCAAAATTTCAAATTTTAAAATTTTAAATTTCGGTATCGTATAGTTTTACTTAGTTGTACTTTGTTCTACCAGGTAATACTAATGTTTAGTTATGCTGAATTAACTTGGTTATACTGAATTATACTGGGTTGTACTGAGTACTACTCAAGTGTAGTTATACTGAATTCTACTAAGTTATACTACTTATACTGAGTTTTCCTAGTTATACTAAGTTATACTGCATACTACTAATGAATTAGAGCTATATTAAGTTATACTAGTTATACCGAGTTATACTGGTAATACTGCGTATTACTAATGTGTTAGGTATACATCGTTATACTGAGTTATTCAGATCTGAAGATGAAATGAATAAAAAACACGAAACATACAAAAATCCTTCAAATAAAGAACATGAAAAATCCTAAAATATATAAAAAGAACCCAGAACATGAAGAACCCTAAAATAAATAAATAAAACCAAAATTTCTAGAATTGTAGATCTAGGATTGTAGATCCATAAATATAGGCTTAAACTATGCATCTCAGGTAGGTTCGCCACCTTCTCTTCTCCGTTTTCGTCACCTTCTTCATCATCACATGAAGTTCTGAACCACTGCAGATTTGTTTTCACTTTTGGTTTTCAGATCTAATTTCAGGGTTAACTGAAGAAGATAGAAGAAGGAACAAGAGAGAACAAGAATCTTTATTAATTGATTTGACGGAGAAAATGATAGAAGAAAAAACAAGAGAAAGAGAAGTCGCGGAGAGGAAGAGAAAGAGATGTCGCATAGAGAAAAAAAAGAAAAGAGGAACCGGTCGTTGAGATAAGGAAAGAAAGAAGGAAAAATAAATAAATAAATAAGAAATGAAACATATATATTTAGGGTTGGTTTTCAAAGGGCAAACAAGTAATTAATTTAATTTTCGTATTAAAATAAATAAATAAAATGATTTAGATGAGGTCCTTGAGAGATTGGCTTTTCACATATGGGAGTAATAGAGGAGATGTGTCGATTCTGTGAGCTTGACACTTATATTTTCAACACTTTGATTAATGGGTTTATGAAGTTGGATCCGGTTTAGAAAATTCTAATGAAAAATATATACATTAGATTTAATTGGAATTGTTATTATTAATAGACAAAGGGATTAATTAATAATTAATAGCTTTCGCTTTTATCCTAATTAGAAATTTTTCTTATTGGATAATTAGGTACTAATGCGTTTAATAGGTTTCATGTGCGCTTAATAAACCGTTACTAGCTTTCTGCTGAAAACTTAAATGTGTCCCGAAACTTAGACATTTTATTTGGCAAATTCTCTCCGGTACTATTTCGGTGGCAAAACATTTAAGGGCACGAGGTATTAATTGTGATACACGATGCAGTATTTGTGGTGCCGAGGAAGAGTCAGTGAATCATGATTTATTTGAATGTCCAACAGCTCTGCAAACATGAGCTTTATCAAAAATCCTTTCAGCCTTTGGTATTTTCCCCACCGCTTCGGTATTTATTAATATGGATTATCTTTTCTGGAGATCGCCAAAATAATATGATTTTAAAAATTTTCCATGGATATTATAGTACATTTGGAAAAATAGAAATAAAAAAAAATTAATAATAGAGATGGAAACCCTCAGGAAATTCTTCGAATTGCGGAAGTGGAGAGTGAGGTACGTGCGGAGGCTCCATAAAGGCAGGGTACACAAGCTTTTGACTGGCAATCTTCGGGTCCCTCGAGGATTTGTTTTATAGATGGTGCGTGGAAGGAAAATGATAAATTTTACGGGCAGGGATGGTTCTGCCGAGGCGTAGGATCCAAAGAGAAGATTATGGGGGCGATGAATCTTCGAAGAAGCTTATCAGCTCTACATGCAAAATGTGAAGCTTTAATATGGGCTATGGACTGCATGAAGACCCTTGATTTTTTAGACGTAGTTTTTGCAACAGACTGTTCTCAATTGGTAAAGATGGTGCCCTCACTTGACGAATGACCAGCTTTTGCTACACATTTGGAGGAGTTTCGACACAGTAAGAGTTTTTTTCCTACCTTCAAGATTCAACATATACCAAAAGCAACTAATCTAGTGGCAGACAAGGTTGCACGAAGTGCTCGGAGTTTCCCTTCAACTGTGTTCTATGTGGATTCCACCCCACCGGTTTGGTTTTCCGAGTCGGTAGGACATTTATCTTAGTTTAGTTATTATTGTTGTCAAAAAAAAAGTAATAATAAATTTATCAACCAAAAGGCTTAACAAATCATTTTGATGCAATAGAAAATAAAATGAGTATCACTTCATATATTGATATCTTTTTAATCATCTGATTAATACCATTTTGAAAGATACATATACACACACAAATATAATAATATATGATAATTGATATTTCTAACTACTGGATTATTCTGTGTATATTAAAAATGAAATGTGAAAATTTAACAGTTTATGTTATAAAAATAAACATTGTATGTTATTTACAAGATTGTGAATCTTAAAAGAAACATACAATATATATAAGAATTTTTTTTCTTATTGTCATATCAAAAGTTTAGCACATTTGTTTTGTTTATAATTAATCTCACAATTGATAACGTTTGTAAAAGCATTTAGATTGTAAAGTCAATATTATTGTCCTTTTGGCAATGTTGTACTTGGGAGAGTGAGTATTCAGCCGCTCAACCCAACAACCAATCTGGTTCTGATGTCACAAAGAACAAAAAGTATCCAGGGTGCTTTTTTTTTTTAACCTTTACTTCTGAACAAAAAGGGCTAAAAATAAGAAACGGGCCTGGAATAGAGAGCCAATTAAACTTTAATTTGGGCCAAATATTTAATTCAAACGGATCTTGACCCGACCCATAATACATCACCTAGTAACGCAAAAACACATATTTATCGTCGTTTCTTTAACCTTCTTCCCTCGACCGACCGACCTATATGAAGGAGAGCCGTCGCCGCAAATCAAATATCTCATCGCTAACCTCAGAGCTCCTGCTAGAGAGAGAGAGATGTCAGGCTTAGCATGTAACTCGTGTAACAAGGAGTTCGAAGACGACTCTGACCAGAAGCTCCACTACAAGTCAGAATGGCACCGTTACAATCTCAAGCGCAAGGTCAGTACTGTGATTGTAGCTTCGTTAGGGTTTTTATATGCTTATGGTTCTGTAATTTAAATGATAAAGAACGAAGAAGAAAACACTTTAACATGTTCTTATGATGTTGTTGTTGTCGGAAAATGTTTAGATCGCTGGTGTTCCTGGAGTTACAGAAGCTTTGTTTGAAGCTAGACAAACTGCGATTGCTCAGCAGAAGATCAAATCCAACGAAGCACCTCTGCTTTACACCTGTGGAGTCTGTAATAAATCTTACAGAAGCTCCAAAGCTCATGAGCAGCATCTCAAGTCAAAGAGCCACGTTCTCAAGGCTTCAAGCAGCAGCGGAGAGGAGGATAAAGCCATCATCAAGGAGCTTCCTCCTCCGAGACGTGTTGAGAAGAAGGGCCCTGCTAAGCTAAAGGGTTTGATTGAGGAGGAGAGTGAAGAGAGTGAGGATGAATGGGTTGAGGTTGATTCTGACGAGGACTTGGAGGGTGAAGAAGATATGGATGAGGATGATGATGAGGAGGGTTCTGGTGAAGATATGGATGAGGATGATGATATGGAGTTTGAGTTGGACCCCACTAGCTGTTTGATGTGTGATAAGAAGCATAAGACGATAGAGAAGTGTATGGTTCATATGCATAAGTTCCATGGTTTCTTCATTCCTGACATCGAGTACCTCAAGGATCCTAAAGGGTTTCTAACCTACGTTGGTCTAAAGGTATGTAGTTTTGTTTTGTCCCATCACTTTTATGTTCAGACAGTTAAAAGATCTTTGTCTCTTCTTACAGGTCAAGAGAGACTTCGTTTGTCTGTACTGCAACGAACTGCGCCATCCATTCACCAGTTTGGAAGCTGTTAGAAAGCACATGGAAGCCAAGAGTCACTGCAAAGTGCATTACGGTGATGGTGGTGACGAAGAAGATGCAGAGCTGGAAGAGTTCTATGACTACAGCAGCAGGTCTCTTTACGCTTCCTCTGTTTAGTATCTTGTTATCATAGAAACTATTGTTTAATATTGAGTGTGTGTGTTGTTGTATAGTTACGCCAATGAAGGGGAGAATCAGATGGTTGTGTCTGGTGAAACAGCTAATACCGTAGAGCTATTTGGTTGGTCTGAGCTTGTGATCACCAAGAGAGGGGAGAACAACAAAGTAACGTCGAGGACTCTTGGGTCTCGAGAGTTCATGCGCTACTACAAACAGAAGCCGCCACCATCTTCTCAGAAACACATTGTCAACTCTCTAGCCAACAGGTTTGTCTTTGAGACCCATCAGAGATGATAATCTTTCTACTCTCTTTGCAGAATCTGACTCGGATGGATGTTAAAACAAACGCAGGTACAAGAGCATGGGTTTGGCAACGGTGCAGTCGAAGGAGGATATAGTGAGGATGAAGGTGATGAGAGAGATGAACAAGAGAGGAGCTAGGAGTCGTGTTAAGTTGGGAATGAAGAGCAACGTCATCAGGAATCTGCCTAACAACGTCACGTACTAGTCTCTCCAAACTAGTGTGCTGTTTTGTTTCTGTAAACGCTTCTTTATGGAACTTGTGTTGGTGGAGTGAAGTCTAGAACCTAATATGAGTTGAAGCTTTGTATACTTTCGAAGGTCTCTTGAGGCCGATTTTGTCCGAGTTTTGCATCTCTTACACAGTACTTTATTTCTATTTTCTTATTTTTTGACAACAGTTTCTTATATTTTACTCTCTTCACGTAATTTGTCTGTGTTTCCTTGACTGGGAGGCTTTAAAAACAAACATGAAACAATATGGTTTTGAGTGTCTTCAGTATGTTGAATCCAACGGAACTCAGTCTTCGACAATTTTTCTTATTAGCTTTATAAACTATTCCAAACTTTCACTCTTAGATTTTATGGAACACCTCTTCTCCATTAATTTATATTTATACGAAAGACAATTTCTTTTGATATGTGAAATATGGAAAACACAAACTTAAACCTAAATAGAAACCATTTTTTCCTATTTCTAAGTTTTCTTATTGTGTTTATCTTAACACTAAGAATTTTTTTAAATCTAACTTATATTTAAAAATAAATTTTATTAAATATTATAGATTTTACTATTTTCTTACTAATATTTAATATATATTTGATATATATTAAATCAATTTGTATAAAACTAATAAAAATAATATAAAATTGTGTAATTATCAAAATTTGGCATAAACAATATTTATAAAATTTGTAGATATATAAGAAACTAATGATCTTACNNNNNNNNNNNNNNNNNNNNNNNNNNNNNNNNNNNNNNNNNNNNNNNNNNNNNNNNNNNNNNNNNNNNNNNNNNNNNNNNNNNNNNNNNNNNNNNNNNNNNNNNNNNNNNNNNNNNNNNNNNNNAAAAAAAGTTTACCAAAAAGAAATATCAATATTGAATGTAATATACGAACTATTACCATATTCTAATAAGTTTGCCAAAAATATAAATCAACATTAAATGAAATTATCCATGTCATATTTTTTTAGAAGTCATGTCATCAATTTTAGTAGCAATGTCATATTTGTTTTGTTAAATTGATTATAGAGAGGACATATGGTAAAA
Proteins encoded in this window:
- the LOC106337192 gene encoding zinc finger protein 622: MSGLACNSCNKEFEDDSDQKLHYKSEWHRYNLKRKIAGVPGVTEALFEARQTAIAQQKIKSNEAPLLYTCGVCNKSYRSSKAHEQHLKSKSHVLKASSSSGEEDKAIIKELPPPRRVEKKGPAKLKGLIEEESEESEDEWVEVDSDEDLEGEEDMDEDDDEEGSGEDMDEDDDMEFELDPTSCLMCDKKHKTIEKCMVHMHKFHGFFIPDIEYLKDPKGFLTYVGLKVKRDFVCLYCNELRHPFTSLEAVRKHMEAKSHCKVHYGDGGDEEDAELEEFYDYSSSYANEGENQMVVSGETANTVELFGWSELVITKRGENNKVTSRTLGSREFMRYYKQKPPPSSQKHIVNSLANRYKSMGLATVQSKEDIVRMKVMREMNKRGARSRVKLGMKSNVIRNLPNNVTY